One Deltaproteobacteria bacterium genomic window carries:
- the gyrB gene encoding DNA topoisomerase (ATP-hydrolyzing) subunit B: MGLVGAPDSSDYGADKIKVLEGLEAVRKRPGMYIGDTAERGLHHLVFEVVDNSIDESLAGHCDHISVVLHLDGSATIEDNGRGIPVEIHPTEGISAAEVVLTKLHAGGKFDHGAYKVSGGLHGVGVSVVNALSESLEVEIKRDRKVYVQRFQRGAPDAPLREIGTTPQRGTKVTFKPDTLIFETTTFSFDILSQRLRELAFLNRGLRIKILDERATPLKEHEFHYEGGIEEFVRYLNRARTPIHPKVICLFGQKDGTEIEVALQWTDGYTESTYSFANNINTIEGGTHVIGFKSALTRTINHYASANGLLKKEEEALQGDDVREGLTAVISVKVPEPQFEGQTKTKLGNSEVKGIVEALLNEKLGEFLEEQPADAKKIALKGLDAARVREATRKAKELARRKNALDSGSLPGKLADCQERDPALSELFIVEGDSAGGSAKQGRDRRNQAILPLRGKILNVEKARFDKMISSQEIRLLITALGAGIGREDKDLAKLRYHTIVIMTDADVDGSHIRTLLLTFFYRQYQEMIANGHIFIAQPPLYKVKKGKTERYLKDDAALDDYLVDLGTEHTSVHPTGDGQVLTGVPLKTVVRKVTRLERILDVVERHHRDRTVVVALARDASLEAEAFKDAELLGAIARDAEAYLTAIAPQLDPVRIRVEQQPNSDLLCLVAQVRLNGGSTKTVVDLDFVLSPEFEEVRKLLQELRPAGEPPFTVTEGEKSMQVSSLRAAVVHLLAEARKGLDIQRYKGLGEMNPEQLWQTTMNPETRTMLQVRIDDLPEADVIFSTLMGDEVEPRRKFIEDNALNVKNLDI; encoded by the coding sequence ATGGGGTTGGTGGGCGCGCCGGATTCGAGCGACTACGGGGCGGACAAGATCAAGGTATTGGAAGGTCTTGAAGCGGTCCGCAAGCGCCCGGGAATGTACATCGGTGACACCGCCGAGCGCGGCCTTCACCACCTCGTCTTCGAAGTCGTTGACAACTCCATCGATGAATCGCTTGCTGGTCATTGCGACCACATCTCCGTGGTCCTGCACCTCGACGGCAGCGCGACGATCGAGGACAATGGGCGCGGCATCCCGGTAGAGATCCACCCGACGGAGGGGATCTCTGCCGCCGAAGTCGTGCTGACCAAACTGCATGCGGGCGGCAAGTTCGATCATGGCGCGTACAAAGTGTCGGGAGGTCTCCACGGTGTCGGCGTCTCGGTCGTCAATGCTCTTTCGGAATCGCTCGAGGTCGAGATCAAGCGCGACCGGAAAGTCTACGTTCAGCGTTTTCAACGTGGCGCGCCCGACGCGCCGCTGCGCGAGATCGGCACCACGCCGCAACGCGGAACCAAAGTCACTTTCAAGCCTGACACCCTCATCTTCGAGACCACTACGTTCAGCTTTGATATTCTCTCGCAGCGGCTGCGCGAACTCGCGTTTCTCAACCGCGGCCTGCGCATCAAGATCCTTGATGAACGCGCCACACCGCTGAAGGAACACGAGTTTCACTACGAGGGCGGCATCGAGGAGTTTGTCCGCTACCTCAACCGCGCGCGCACCCCCATCCATCCCAAGGTCATCTGCCTCTTTGGTCAAAAGGACGGTACGGAGATCGAGGTCGCGCTCCAGTGGACCGATGGCTACACCGAGAGCACGTACTCCTTCGCCAACAACATCAACACGATCGAAGGTGGCACCCATGTGATCGGCTTCAAGTCGGCACTGACCCGCACAATCAACCACTACGCGTCCGCCAATGGCCTACTCAAGAAGGAAGAAGAGGCGCTTCAGGGCGACGACGTGCGCGAAGGCCTCACCGCGGTCATCAGCGTGAAGGTGCCCGAGCCGCAGTTCGAAGGCCAAACGAAAACCAAGCTCGGCAATAGCGAAGTGAAAGGCATTGTCGAAGCGCTTCTTAACGAAAAGCTCGGCGAGTTTCTCGAAGAGCAACCCGCCGACGCCAAGAAGATCGCACTCAAGGGGCTCGACGCTGCCCGCGTTCGTGAAGCCACGCGCAAAGCCAAGGAACTCGCGCGCCGCAAGAATGCGCTCGATTCCGGCTCGCTGCCGGGCAAACTCGCCGATTGTCAGGAACGTGATCCGGCGCTATCCGAACTGTTCATCGTCGAGGGCGATTCCGCCGGCGGCTCCGCCAAACAAGGCCGCGACCGTCGAAATCAAGCGATCCTCCCTTTGCGCGGGAAAATCCTCAACGTCGAGAAGGCTCGCTTCGACAAGATGATCTCGTCGCAGGAGATCCGCCTGCTCATCACCGCCCTCGGTGCTGGCATCGGGCGCGAGGACAAGGACTTGGCGAAGCTGCGCTATCACACCATCGTCATCATGACCGATGCCGATGTCGACGGCTCGCACATCCGTACCTTGCTGCTGACGTTCTTCTATCGCCAGTACCAAGAGATGATCGCCAACGGCCACATCTTCATCGCCCAGCCCCCGCTCTACAAGGTGAAGAAGGGCAAGACCGAACGTTACCTGAAGGACGACGCGGCGCTCGATGACTACCTCGTCGACCTCGGCACTGAGCACACCTCCGTGCATCCTACCGGTGATGGACAGGTGCTCACCGGCGTGCCGTTGAAAACCGTGGTGCGCAAGGTGACGCGCCTCGAGCGCATCCTCGATGTCGTCGAACGCCACCACCGTGACCGCACCGTCGTCGTCGCCCTCGCGCGCGACGCCAGCCTGGAAGCCGAAGCGTTCAAAGACGCGGAACTCCTCGGCGCCATTGCGCGTGACGCCGAAGCTTACCTCACCGCAATCGCGCCCCAACTGGATCCCGTCCGCATCCGCGTCGAGCAGCAGCCCAACAGCGACCTGCTCTGCCTCGTGGCACAGGTGCGACTCAACGGCGGCTCGACCAAGACCGTCGTCGATCTCGACTTCGTGCTGTCGCCAGAATTCGAAGAAGTCCGCAAGCTGCTCCAAGAGCTACGCCCCGCGGGCGAGCCACCGTTCACGGTAACCGAGGGCGAGAAGAGCATGCAGGTCTCGTCGCTGCGCGCCGCCGTCGTGCATCTGCTGGCCGAGGCGCGCAAGGGCCTCGACATCCAGCGCTACAAGGGCCTCGGCGAAATGAACCCCGAACAGTTGTGGCAGACTACGATGAATCCCGAGACCCGCACCATGCTCCAAGTCCGCATCGACGATCTACCCGAGGCCGATGTGATCTTCTCGACCCTGATGGGCGACGAAGTCGAACCGCGCCGCAAGTTCATCGAGGACAACGCCCTCAACGTGAAGAATCTCGACATCTGA
- the gyrA gene encoding DNA gyrase subunit A, whose amino-acid sequence MDPIAKGNRIPVNIEDEMRQSYMDYAMSVIIGRALPDARDGLKPVHHRVLYAMYDLGNDYNRAYKKSARVVGDVIGKYHPHGDTAVYDTLVRMAQDFSLRYPLVDGQGNFGSVDGDAPAAMRYTEVRMARIASELLADLDKDTVDFVPNYDETLREPVVMPARIPNLLINGSSGIAVGMATNIPPHNLGEIVDALIALIENPALTVADLMQYVPGPDFPTAGFIHGRAAIHEAYHTGKGILQMRARATTETNKKTGKISIIVTEIPYQINKARLIERMAELVNDKKIEGISDLRDESDRDGMRIVIELRRDAVPEIVLNQLYKLTPMQESFGVIMLAIVDNRPKLLNLKDALQVFIGHRKEVVTRRTAFELRKAEARLHILDGLKIALDNLDAVIRLIRAAKDPAIAKSGLMQQFGLSELQAQAILDMRLQRLTGLERDKILEERAEVITEIARYKEILGDEREVYKIIVAESREVKERYGDARRTEIVDEATDISIEDMIVEEDMVVTISHDGYIKRNAVTEYRAQRRGGRGKIGATTKDQDFVEHLFVASTHSYILFFTNKGKVYWTKVHEIPQGGRTTRGKAIVNLLNLAPNEKISAFLSVREFQENRYVMFATKRGTVKKTALMEYANPRRAGIIAIALDDDDELIRVRLSEGDQEIILSTREGQAIRFKESDVRPMGRGTHGVRGITLDDNDEVVAMDVVQLGATLLAVAEHGYGKRTEMDEYRLTRRGGKGIITMKTTDKTGPVIGVRMVTNDDDIMLITDGGKLIRTPVRGISVIGRNTQGVRLIDLTEGEKVVGVARLAEKEEDDIAQTPPVEPAS is encoded by the coding sequence ATGGACCCCATCGCCAAGGGCAACCGGATTCCGGTCAACATCGAAGACGAGATGCGGCAGTCCTACATGGACTACGCGATGTCCGTCATCATCGGCCGGGCGTTGCCCGATGCGCGCGACGGACTCAAGCCGGTGCATCACCGCGTGCTCTACGCGATGTACGATCTCGGCAACGACTACAATCGGGCGTACAAGAAATCGGCGCGTGTCGTCGGTGACGTCATCGGCAAATATCACCCGCACGGCGACACCGCGGTCTACGACACGCTGGTGCGCATGGCGCAGGACTTCTCGCTGCGCTACCCCCTGGTCGACGGCCAAGGCAACTTCGGCTCGGTCGATGGCGATGCCCCTGCGGCTATGCGTTACACCGAAGTCCGCATGGCTCGCATCGCCAGCGAGTTGCTCGCCGATCTCGATAAGGACACGGTCGACTTCGTTCCCAACTACGACGAGACATTGCGCGAGCCGGTGGTGATGCCCGCCCGCATCCCCAACCTGCTCATCAATGGCTCCTCCGGTATCGCCGTCGGCATGGCGACCAACATCCCACCGCACAACCTGGGCGAGATCGTCGATGCGTTGATCGCCTTGATCGAGAACCCAGCACTGACCGTCGCCGACTTGATGCAGTATGTTCCCGGTCCCGACTTCCCGACTGCCGGGTTTATCCACGGACGAGCGGCGATTCATGAAGCCTACCACACGGGCAAAGGCATCCTGCAGATGCGCGCCCGCGCGACGACGGAGACCAACAAGAAGACCGGCAAGATCTCAATCATCGTCACCGAGATCCCCTACCAGATCAACAAGGCTCGCTTGATCGAGCGCATGGCCGAGTTGGTGAACGACAAGAAGATCGAGGGGATCTCGGATCTGCGCGACGAGTCCGACCGCGACGGCATGCGCATTGTCATCGAGCTGCGGCGCGACGCGGTCCCCGAGATCGTCCTCAACCAGCTCTACAAACTGACGCCCATGCAGGAATCATTCGGCGTCATCATGCTCGCCATCGTCGACAACCGGCCCAAACTGCTGAACCTCAAGGACGCGTTGCAGGTCTTTATCGGCCATCGCAAGGAGGTCGTAACCCGCCGCACCGCGTTCGAGCTGCGCAAGGCCGAGGCTCGGCTGCACATCCTCGACGGCCTCAAGATCGCGCTCGACAACCTCGATGCGGTGATCCGGCTCATCCGCGCCGCCAAGGACCCGGCCATCGCCAAGAGCGGCCTGATGCAGCAGTTCGGTCTCTCCGAGCTGCAAGCCCAGGCCATCCTCGACATGCGCCTGCAGCGCCTCACCGGGCTCGAGCGCGACAAGATCCTCGAAGAGCGTGCCGAGGTGATCACCGAGATCGCCCGCTATAAGGAAATCCTCGGCGACGAACGCGAGGTCTACAAGATCATCGTCGCCGAGTCGCGCGAGGTGAAGGAGCGCTACGGCGATGCGCGGCGCACCGAGATCGTCGACGAGGCCACCGATATCTCCATCGAGGACATGATCGTCGAAGAGGACATGGTGGTCACCATTTCCCACGATGGCTACATCAAGCGCAACGCCGTCACCGAGTACCGCGCCCAGCGCCGTGGCGGCCGCGGGAAGATCGGCGCGACCACGAAGGATCAGGATTTCGTCGAACACCTCTTTGTCGCCTCGACCCATTCGTACATCTTGTTCTTCACCAACAAGGGCAAGGTGTACTGGACCAAGGTGCATGAGATCCCGCAGGGTGGGCGCACCACTCGGGGCAAGGCGATCGTCAACCTGTTGAACCTGGCCCCCAACGAAAAAATCTCCGCCTTCCTCTCGGTCCGCGAGTTCCAAGAAAATCGCTACGTCATGTTCGCCACCAAACGCGGCACGGTGAAGAAGACCGCGCTGATGGAATACGCCAACCCGCGCCGCGCCGGCATCATCGCCATCGCGCTCGACGACGACGACGAGCTGATTCGTGTGCGTCTCTCGGAAGGCGACCAAGAGATCATCCTGTCGACACGCGAGGGCCAAGCCATCCGCTTCAAAGAGAGCGATGTCCGCCCGATGGGCCGCGGCACCCACGGCGTGCGCGGCATCACGCTCGATGATAACGACGAAGTGGTCGCGATGGACGTGGTGCAACTCGGCGCCACGCTCCTCGCCGTGGCGGAACACGGCTACGGCAAACGCACCGAGATGGACGAGTATCGGCTGACGCGACGCGGCGGCAAAGGCATCATCACGATGAAGACCACCGACAAGACCGGTCCCGTGATCGGCGTCCGCATGGTCACCAACGACGATGACATTATGCTGATCACCGACGGCGGCAAGCTCATTCGCACGCCGGTGCGCGGCATCTCGGTCATCGGCCGCAACACGCAAGGGGTGCGTCTGATCGACCTCACCGAAGGCGAGAAGGTCGTCGGCGTCGCCCGTCTCGCCGAAAAAGAAGAAGACGACATCGCTCAGACCCCGCCGGTTGAACCGGCATCGTGA
- a CDS encoding type II toxin-antitoxin system Phd/YefM family antitoxin has protein sequence MKIESVRVVRERLSEMIKTLPQGPVIITKNGRPCAALVALGENDDLEAFLIAHHPRLGALIDRGAAQGGGQSLDAVERAVSRRERKPKRRAA, from the coding sequence ATGAAAATTGAATCGGTCCGGGTAGTGAGGGAGCGGTTGAGCGAGATGATCAAGACGCTACCGCAGGGGCCTGTCATCATCACAAAGAACGGGCGGCCGTGTGCAGCGCTCGTTGCGCTGGGAGAGAACGATGATCTGGAGGCCTTCCTGATAGCGCATCACCCGCGCCTCGGCGCGCTCATCGATCGCGGCGCGGCACAGGGTGGCGGTCAGTCGCTCGACGCCGTCGAGCGAGCGGTGTCACGGCGCGAGCGCAAACCGAAACGACGAGCGGCGTAG